In Candidatus Palauibacter australiensis, the following are encoded in one genomic region:
- a CDS encoding helix-turn-helix transcriptional regulator: MQATLSKRINELLVLAVLERGPAHGYQIALSVEERTGGAFSFQHGTLYPILHRLETDGHVRGKWGGEGRRRKTYELTDAGRAELAAGAAQLERQFRVLLELFAGTHAA, translated from the coding sequence TTGCAGGCCACTCTCTCGAAGCGAATCAACGAGCTGCTCGTGCTCGCGGTCCTGGAGCGGGGACCCGCGCACGGCTACCAGATCGCGCTCTCCGTGGAGGAACGGACGGGGGGCGCCTTTTCGTTTCAGCACGGGACGCTCTACCCGATCCTGCACCGGCTCGAGACGGATGGACACGTGCGCGGCAAGTGGGGCGGGGAGGGCCGGCGGCGGAAGACGTACGAACTGACCGACGCGGGCCGTGCCGAACTGGCGGCGGGGGCGGCGCAACTGGAGCGGCAGTTTCGGGTGCTGCTGGAACTCTTCGCGGGGACCCATGCGGCCTGA